A genomic stretch from Caulobacter sp. FWC2 includes:
- a CDS encoding type II toxin-antitoxin system RelE/ParE family toxin, producing the protein MAQVIWTDRALADIEAIVAYISSQSRPIAAQRLGSRLFASGESLADHPERGRLSTRGRREIAAIPPYVLRYRVVGDMVVIGSVRHGARRPI; encoded by the coding sequence GTGGCGCAAGTAATCTGGACTGACCGGGCGCTGGCCGATATCGAGGCCATCGTCGCCTACATCTCCAGTCAATCTCGGCCCATTGCAGCCCAGCGCCTGGGAAGTCGGTTGTTCGCTTCCGGCGAAAGCTTGGCTGACCATCCTGAACGAGGCCGCCTCAGCACGAGAGGACGTCGCGAGATCGCGGCCATCCCGCCCTACGTGCTGCGCTATCGCGTTGTCGGCGACATGGTCGTCATCGGCAGCGTCCGCCACGGCGCCCGTCGCCCAATCTAA
- a CDS encoding antitoxin — translation MAEPEPDIFDALEDEAELAADAAADADLAAGRVVPHERVVEWLKSLGTPNQLPTPYSWRK, via the coding sequence ATGGCCGAGCCCGAACCCGACATCTTCGACGCCCTGGAAGACGAGGCTGAATTGGCTGCCGACGCAGCCGCGGACGCCGATCTTGCAGCTGGCAGAGTCGTTCCGCACGAGCGCGTGGTGGAGTGGCTGAAGTCCCTGGGTACGCCTAACCAACTTCCCACGCCATATTCGTGGCGCAAGTAA
- a CDS encoding glutamine synthetase family protein — protein sequence MKPKHNKAKRETTLNRGVASLEEAQAWFARQNIEEIECVVPDLAGVARGKIMPVRKFLGTPSMNLPLAVFYQTITGDFPEFEGAVSAVQSDTDIFLTPDFATLAAVPWAQDPTAQVIHDAFHPDGRPVEEAPRQVLRRVLALYAEKGWVPIVAPEIEFYLVDKNTDPDYPLKPPIGRSGRPETGRQGYSISAVNEFDALFEDMYEYSERQGLEIDTLIHESGVAQMEINLRHGPPLELADQVFMFKRTIREVALEHEIYATFMAKPMASEPGSAMHIHQSIVDKDGKNLFSDKKGEETALFHGFIAGQQTYLPAIMAILAPYVNSYRRIAKDSGAPVNTQWGYDNRTCGLRVPPSDPANRRLENRIPSSDANPYLAIAASLAAGYLGMTQGLTPSAPVATDAGAAGIQLPRSLSESLKLFEQCEPLVEILGPIFCQAYDHVKQAEYETFMRTISPWEREFLLLNV from the coding sequence ATGAAGCCCAAGCACAACAAGGCCAAGCGCGAGACCACGCTCAATCGGGGCGTCGCGTCGCTGGAGGAGGCCCAGGCCTGGTTCGCGCGCCAGAACATCGAGGAGATCGAGTGCGTGGTGCCGGACCTCGCCGGCGTGGCGCGCGGCAAGATCATGCCGGTGCGCAAGTTCTTAGGCACGCCGTCGATGAACCTGCCGCTGGCGGTGTTCTACCAGACCATCACCGGCGACTTCCCCGAGTTCGAGGGGGCGGTCAGCGCCGTGCAGTCCGACACCGACATCTTCCTGACCCCGGACTTCGCCACCTTGGCCGCCGTGCCGTGGGCCCAGGACCCGACGGCCCAGGTGATCCACGACGCCTTCCACCCCGACGGCCGGCCGGTCGAGGAGGCCCCGCGTCAGGTGCTGCGGCGGGTGCTGGCGCTGTATGCCGAGAAGGGCTGGGTCCCGATCGTGGCGCCGGAGATCGAGTTCTATCTCGTCGACAAGAACACCGACCCCGACTACCCGCTCAAGCCCCCCATCGGCCGCTCGGGCCGGCCCGAAACAGGGCGGCAGGGCTATTCGATCAGCGCGGTCAACGAGTTCGATGCGCTGTTCGAGGACATGTACGAATATTCCGAGCGCCAGGGCCTGGAGATCGACACCCTGATCCACGAAAGCGGCGTGGCCCAGATGGAGATCAACCTGCGCCACGGTCCGCCGCTGGAACTGGCCGACCAGGTGTTCATGTTCAAGCGCACCATCCGCGAGGTGGCGCTGGAGCACGAGATCTACGCCACCTTCATGGCCAAGCCGATGGCCAGCGAGCCCGGCAGCGCCATGCACATCCACCAGTCGATCGTCGACAAGGACGGCAAGAACCTGTTCTCGGACAAGAAGGGCGAGGAGACGGCGCTGTTCCACGGCTTCATCGCCGGGCAGCAGACCTATCTGCCGGCGATCATGGCCATACTGGCCCCCTACGTGAATTCGTATCGGCGGATCGCCAAGGACTCGGGCGCGCCGGTCAACACCCAGTGGGGCTATGACAACCGCACCTGCGGCCTGCGGGTGCCGCCGTCCGACCCGGCCAACCGCCGGCTGGAAAACCGCATCCCCTCGTCCGACGCCAATCCGTACCTGGCCATCGCCGCGTCGCTGGCGGCCGGCTATCTGGGCATGACGCAAGGCCTGACGCCCAGCGCCCCGGTCGCCACCGACGCCGGCGCGGCCGGGATCCAGCTGCCGCGCAGCCTGTCGGAATCGCTGAAGCTGTTCGAGCAGTGCGAGCCGCTGGTCGAGATCCTGGGCCCGATCTTCTGCCAGGCCTATGACCACGTGAAGCAGGCCGAGTACGAGACCTTCATGCGCACGATCAGCCCGTGGGAGCGGGAGTTCCTGCTGCTGAATGTGTAG
- a CDS encoding FAD-binding oxidoreductase, with translation MSWYEATVTDRPELPPLNGDTHADVCIVGAGFTGLGAALALGGKAIVLEAGRVGCAATGRNGGQVHTGQRRDQAWLEKTVGRDDALALWRLAEDARAHFKTLTATIACDWRPGMIHARHKPNGEAEDAAYAALMADRYGYDQLALIDQADLAAELGTDVYHGGLIDRGGGHVHPLKLALGIARAAMAAGAVIHENTRAESWTRQGGRIIVETATGRVTCDQLILSGDGLLNAMAGKARARVMPINNFIAVTAPLDDVAETIIRSNAAVSDSRFVVNYFRKTPDGRLLFGGGENYRPGFPRDIASLVRKNLAKVYPRLADVPLTHAWGGTLGITLSRMPFVGEVAPGVRVASGYSGQGVMLAPYVGKLLADAALGEAGGVDLLSRLPTPPFPGGRLLRWPLTVAGLSWYALRDRL, from the coding sequence ATGAGCTGGTATGAGGCCACGGTCACCGACCGTCCCGAGCTGCCGCCGCTCAACGGCGACACCCACGCCGACGTCTGCATCGTCGGCGCGGGCTTCACCGGTCTCGGGGCCGCCCTGGCGCTGGGCGGCAAGGCCATTGTGCTGGAAGCCGGCCGCGTCGGCTGCGCCGCGACGGGGCGCAACGGCGGGCAGGTCCATACCGGCCAGCGGCGTGACCAGGCCTGGCTGGAGAAGACCGTCGGCCGCGACGACGCCCTGGCCCTGTGGCGGCTGGCCGAGGATGCGCGGGCGCACTTCAAGACCCTGACGGCCACGATCGCCTGCGACTGGCGGCCAGGCATGATCCACGCGCGCCACAAGCCGAACGGCGAGGCCGAGGACGCCGCCTATGCCGCGTTGATGGCCGACCGCTACGGTTACGACCAGCTGGCCTTGATTGACCAGGCCGACCTCGCCGCTGAGCTGGGAACCGACGTCTATCACGGCGGCCTGATCGATCGCGGCGGCGGGCACGTGCATCCGCTGAAGCTGGCCCTGGGGATAGCTCGCGCGGCGATGGCGGCGGGGGCGGTGATCCACGAAAACACCCGCGCCGAAAGCTGGACGCGCCAGGGCGGCCGGATCATCGTCGAGACCGCGACCGGCCGGGTGACCTGCGACCAACTGATCCTCAGCGGCGACGGCCTGCTGAACGCCATGGCGGGCAAGGCGCGCGCCCGGGTGATGCCGATCAACAACTTCATCGCCGTCACCGCGCCGCTGGACGACGTGGCTGAGACGATCATCCGCTCGAACGCGGCGGTGTCGGACAGCCGCTTCGTCGTGAACTATTTCCGCAAGACGCCCGACGGCCGGCTGCTGTTCGGCGGCGGCGAGAACTATCGGCCGGGGTTTCCCCGCGACATCGCGAGCCTGGTCCGCAAGAACCTCGCCAAGGTCTATCCGCGCCTGGCCGACGTCCCGCTGACCCACGCTTGGGGCGGGACCCTGGGCATCACCCTGAGCCGCATGCCGTTCGTCGGCGAGGTCGCGCCGGGTGTGCGGGTCGCTTCGGGCTATTCGGGGCAGGGGGTGATGCTGGCGCCGTATGTGGGAAAGCTGCTGGCCGATGCGGCGTTGGGTGAGGCGGGGGGCGTCGACCTGCTCTCGCGGCTCCCCACCCCGCCGTTCCCGGGCGGGCGCCTTCTGAGGTGGCCACTGACCGTGGCTGGGCTGAGTTGGTACGCGTTGCGGGATCGGCTGTAG
- a CDS encoding tetratricopeptide repeat-containing sulfotransferase family protein: MTTTTAQPAMSLAAALEHAERLLEVDPRLAAEQARAILEVVPRHADTTRVLAAALRLSGDPEAAAATVQPLAQALPNLPLAQLELGLSLEQLGRTAEAARAFDRASALEPRLSEAWRGLSENLELLGDSAGAEKALARQLRASTRDPLLVEAATALSDNRLGEAERLLRERLKQDAGDVAAIRMLAETGARLGRYADAEGLLTRCIELAPGFAAARHNLATMLYRQNKNLEALAQIEMLTAKDDRHPGYANLRAAILARLGEYDRAIAVYDRVLADYPNQPKGWMSYGHALKTVGRQADCVAAYRKALELQPTLGEAWWSLANLKTVKFTAADLAAMTEALDTPDLSDEDRLHLDYALGKALEDAGRWDESFARYAEGAAIRRAQLGYDAADNAADTARTKAVFTPGFLAARAGQGCAAPDPIFIVGLPRSGSTLVEQILASHSMVEGTMELPDLIVMARRLGGKTATRAESSYPESLADLSPADLEALGEEFLERTRVQRKTDRPFFIDKMPNNFAHAGFIHLILPNARIIDARRHPLGCCFSGFKQHFARGQAFSYDLTDIGRYYADYVALMAHFDAVLPGRVHRVIYERMIENPEAEIRALLDHCDLPFEAACLSPHENDRAVRTASSEQVRRPIFKDAVEHWQKFESHLGPLKQALGPVLDAYPDAPVI; encoded by the coding sequence ATGACCACCACGACCGCCCAGCCCGCCATGAGTCTCGCCGCGGCGCTCGAACACGCCGAGCGGTTGCTGGAGGTCGATCCGCGCCTGGCGGCCGAGCAGGCCCGGGCGATCCTGGAGGTCGTGCCGCGACACGCCGACACCACCCGCGTCCTGGCCGCCGCCTTGCGGCTGTCGGGCGATCCCGAAGCCGCCGCCGCGACGGTCCAGCCCCTGGCCCAAGCCCTGCCGAACCTGCCCCTGGCCCAGCTGGAGCTGGGGCTCAGCCTGGAGCAGCTGGGCCGCACCGCCGAGGCCGCCCGCGCCTTCGACCGGGCCAGCGCGCTGGAGCCGCGCCTGTCGGAGGCCTGGCGGGGGCTGTCCGAGAACCTGGAGCTGCTGGGCGACAGCGCCGGCGCCGAAAAGGCCCTGGCCCGCCAGCTGCGCGCCTCGACCCGCGATCCCCTCCTGGTCGAGGCGGCGACGGCGCTGTCCGACAATCGCCTGGGCGAGGCCGAGCGGCTGCTGCGCGAACGGCTGAAGCAAGACGCCGGCGACGTGGCCGCCATCCGCATGCTGGCCGAGACCGGCGCGCGGCTGGGCCGCTATGCCGACGCCGAGGGCCTGCTGACCCGCTGCATCGAGTTGGCCCCTGGCTTCGCCGCCGCGCGGCACAATCTGGCGACCATGCTCTATCGCCAGAACAAGAACCTCGAGGCCCTGGCGCAGATCGAGATGCTGACGGCAAAGGACGACCGCCATCCGGGTTACGCCAACCTGCGCGCGGCGATCCTGGCGCGCCTGGGCGAATATGACCGCGCCATCGCCGTCTATGACCGGGTGCTGGCCGACTATCCCAATCAGCCGAAAGGCTGGATGAGCTATGGCCACGCGCTGAAGACGGTGGGACGCCAGGCCGACTGCGTCGCCGCCTACCGCAAGGCGCTGGAGCTGCAGCCGACCCTGGGCGAGGCCTGGTGGAGCCTGGCCAATCTCAAGACGGTCAAGTTCACCGCCGCCGACCTCGCCGCCATGACCGAGGCCCTGGATACGCCGGACCTGTCGGATGAGGATCGCCTGCACCTGGACTACGCCCTGGGCAAGGCCTTGGAGGACGCCGGCCGCTGGGACGAGTCGTTCGCGCGCTACGCCGAAGGCGCGGCGATCCGCCGGGCCCAGCTGGGCTACGACGCCGCGGACAACGCCGCCGACACCGCCCGCACCAAGGCGGTGTTCACCCCCGGCTTCCTGGCCGCGCGGGCGGGGCAGGGCTGCGCCGCGCCCGACCCGATCTTCATCGTCGGCCTGCCGCGCTCGGGCTCGACCCTGGTGGAGCAGATCCTGGCCAGCCACTCGATGGTCGAGGGCACGATGGAGTTGCCCGACCTGATCGTCATGGCCCGGCGCCTGGGCGGAAAGACCGCCACCCGCGCCGAGTCTTCCTATCCGGAGAGTCTCGCCGACCTGTCGCCCGCCGACCTGGAGGCCCTGGGCGAGGAGTTCCTGGAGCGCACCCGCGTCCAGCGGAAGACGGACCGGCCTTTCTTCATCGACAAGATGCCCAACAACTTCGCGCACGCGGGCTTCATCCACCTGATCCTGCCGAACGCCAGGATCATCGACGCTCGCCGCCATCCGCTGGGCTGCTGCTTCTCGGGCTTCAAGCAGCACTTCGCCCGGGGGCAGGCGTTCAGCTACGACCTGACCGACATCGGCCGCTACTACGCCGACTATGTGGCGCTGATGGCCCACTTCGACGCGGTGCTGCCGGGACGCGTCCACCGGGTGATCTACGAGCGCATGATCGAGAATCCGGAAGCCGAGATCCGCGCCCTGCTGGACCATTGCGACCTGCCGTTCGAGGCCGCCTGCCTGTCGCCGCACGAGAACGACCGCGCCGTCCGCACCGCCAGTTCAGAGCAGGTCCGCCGTCCGATCTTCAAGGACGCGGTCGAACACTGGCAGAAATTCGAATCGCACCTCGGCCCGCTGAAGCAGGCATTGGGACCGGTCCTAGACGCCTATCCGGATGCGCCCGTTATTTGA
- a CDS encoding amino acid permease, with product MAASSARPLGLWMCTALVVGNMIGSGVFMLPASLAPYGWNAVIAWMLTIGGALCLAFVFARLAEAFPRAGGPLAYTQEAFGPTAGFMVAWAYWISMWVGNAAIATGGVSYLSVFFPALGKVPGLAALVTVAVVWALTAVNCWGSKSAGRLQVVATILKLLPLIAVAGLAVVILARKGGAAVTPFEPSQLSAGGITAAATLTLWALLGLESATVPADKVHEPTRTIPRATLYGTAFTGLIYLVVCSAVVVLSPADLLKTSNAPFADFVGYHGGGDLRLVLAAFAAISAFGALNGWVLLQGEMPYAMARDGVFPAWLGKVGKRGTPVRAHVLSSALLTILVLMNYAKSMADLFTFIALLATSASLFTYLFSALAALRLQQKHRMDASMLLTVLAIMAAVYSIWTLYGAGASASLWGVVLLLAGLPVRFLTARAARPVLPETVS from the coding sequence ATGGCGGCGTCGAGCGCCCGACCGCTAGGCCTGTGGATGTGCACGGCCCTGGTCGTGGGCAACATGATCGGCTCGGGCGTCTTCATGCTGCCGGCCTCGCTGGCGCCCTACGGCTGGAACGCCGTCATCGCCTGGATGCTGACCATCGGCGGGGCGCTGTGCCTGGCCTTCGTCTTCGCCCGGCTGGCCGAGGCCTTTCCCCGCGCCGGCGGGCCGCTGGCCTATACCCAGGAAGCGTTCGGACCGACGGCCGGCTTCATGGTCGCCTGGGCCTACTGGATCTCGATGTGGGTCGGCAACGCGGCCATCGCGACCGGCGGGGTCAGCTATCTGTCGGTGTTCTTCCCGGCCCTCGGCAAGGTCCCGGGGCTGGCCGCGCTGGTCACCGTCGCCGTGGTCTGGGCGCTGACGGCGGTCAACTGCTGGGGCTCCAAGTCCGCGGGGCGCCTGCAAGTGGTCGCCACGATCCTGAAGCTCTTGCCGCTGATCGCCGTGGCCGGCCTGGCGGTCGTCATCCTGGCGCGCAAGGGCGGAGCGGCCGTGACGCCGTTCGAGCCGTCGCAGCTGTCGGCCGGCGGGATCACCGCCGCCGCCACGCTCACCCTTTGGGCTCTGCTGGGCCTGGAGTCGGCCACTGTGCCCGCCGACAAGGTGCACGAGCCGACCCGGACCATTCCGCGCGCCACCCTCTACGGCACGGCGTTCACGGGCCTGATCTATCTGGTCGTCTGCTCGGCGGTGGTGGTGCTGTCGCCCGCCGACCTGCTGAAGACCTCCAACGCCCCGTTCGCGGACTTTGTCGGCTATCACGGCGGCGGCGACCTGCGGCTGGTGCTGGCCGCCTTCGCCGCGATCAGCGCGTTCGGAGCCCTGAACGGCTGGGTGCTGCTGCAGGGCGAGATGCCCTACGCCATGGCCCGCGACGGCGTGTTCCCGGCCTGGCTGGGCAAGGTCGGCAAGCGTGGGACGCCGGTGCGGGCCCACGTGTTGTCCAGCGCCCTGCTGACGATCCTGGTGCTGATGAACTACGCCAAGTCGATGGCCGACCTGTTCACCTTTATCGCCCTGCTGGCCACCTCGGCCAGCCTGTTCACCTACCTGTTCAGCGCCCTCGCGGCGTTGCGCCTGCAGCAGAAGCATCGGATGGACGCCTCGATGCTGCTGACCGTGCTGGCCATTATGGCGGCGGTCTATTCGATCTGGACGCTCTACGGCGCCGGGGCCTCGGCCAGCCTGTGGGGCGTGGTGCTGCTGCTGGCCGGCCTGCCCGTCCGCTTCCTGACCGCCCGCGCGGCGCGTCCTGTTCTGCCGGAGACTGTCTCGTGA
- a CDS encoding amidohydrolase family protein: MKLKSFALLAALVPTIASAQVSYVRAGKLVDPQAGKVLTDQLIRIEGEKITAVTLWKAAPPNGPGDGPVTDWSKLTVLPGLIDMHTHLVDQEQTENIAEPLLTTAAYQSFIAADHARKTLMAGFTSVRDVGTWRAFGDVALRDAINNGLVPGPRMSVAGAYITVPGGGGEVTGIAADVGIPAEMRVGVVEDAADTHRKAANILAHKADFLKLIATGAVLTVGTEPGQLELSEDEIRAAVEEAAKRGTYATAHAHGAEGMKAAMRAGVRSIEHGSLMDDEAIAMMKAKGVYLVADIYDGDWIDEYGKAHGWPAETLRKNYETTEAQREGFRKAVKVGVKIAYGTDSGVYPHGLNARQLPYMVRYGMTPMQAIQSATTVAAELMSKTGKVGCDAAGCYADLIAVPGDPLADISTLTRVPKVMKGGVIVKNEP; the protein is encoded by the coding sequence GTGAAGCTCAAGTCCTTCGCCCTGCTGGCCGCCCTGGTCCCCACGATCGCCAGCGCCCAGGTCTCTTACGTCCGCGCCGGCAAGCTGGTCGACCCGCAGGCCGGCAAGGTGCTGACCGACCAATTGATCCGCATCGAGGGCGAGAAGATCACCGCCGTCACGCTTTGGAAGGCCGCGCCCCCCAATGGACCTGGGGATGGTCCGGTGACCGACTGGAGCAAGCTGACCGTCCTCCCCGGCCTGATCGACATGCACACCCACCTGGTCGACCAGGAGCAGACCGAGAACATCGCCGAGCCGCTGCTGACCACGGCCGCCTATCAGTCGTTCATCGCCGCCGATCACGCCCGCAAGACCCTGATGGCCGGCTTCACCAGCGTCCGCGACGTCGGGACCTGGCGGGCGTTCGGCGACGTGGCCCTGCGCGACGCGATCAACAACGGCCTGGTGCCTGGACCGCGCATGTCGGTGGCCGGCGCCTATATCACTGTCCCCGGCGGCGGCGGGGAGGTCACCGGCATCGCCGCAGACGTCGGCATCCCGGCCGAGATGCGGGTGGGCGTGGTCGAGGACGCTGCGGACACGCATCGCAAGGCGGCGAACATCCTGGCTCACAAGGCCGACTTCCTGAAGCTGATCGCCACGGGCGCGGTGCTGACCGTGGGCACCGAGCCCGGTCAGTTGGAGCTGTCGGAAGACGAGATCCGCGCCGCCGTCGAGGAGGCCGCCAAGCGGGGGACCTACGCCACCGCCCACGCCCACGGGGCCGAGGGCATGAAGGCCGCCATGCGGGCCGGCGTCCGCTCGATCGAGCACGGCTCGCTGATGGACGACGAGGCCATCGCCATGATGAAGGCCAAGGGCGTCTATCTGGTCGCCGACATCTATGACGGCGACTGGATCGACGAATACGGCAAGGCCCACGGCTGGCCGGCCGAGACCCTGCGCAAGAATTATGAGACCACCGAGGCCCAGCGCGAGGGCTTCCGCAAGGCGGTCAAGGTCGGGGTCAAGATCGCCTACGGCACCGACTCCGGGGTCTATCCCCACGGCCTCAACGCCCGCCAGCTGCCCTACATGGTCAGGTACGGCATGACGCCGATGCAGGCGATCCAGTCGGCGACGACCGTGGCGGCCGAGCTGATGAGCAAGACCGGCAAGGTCGGCTGCGACGCGGCCGGCTGCTACGCCGACCTGATCGCCGTGCCGGGCGATCCGCTGGCGGACATTTCGACCCTGACGCGCGTGCCAAAAGTGATGAAGGGCGGCGTCATAGTGAAAAACGAGCCGTGA
- a CDS encoding efflux RND transporter periplasmic adaptor subunit, with translation MEQLMWRTPLPPLAALLMTTALAACGGKPATEAATPPTPVEAARVAAPGAAGAVTGAGTLERRREMALSFRIPGVLTSMKVEAGDRVSAGQLVAAIDPAGVDARQQQTMADLERARRDIERDKTLFEKGYVSRQRIDDRTSALKAAQAAYDAARFDRRWASLVSPASGVVLERRAQAGEVVAAGQVVARIADLSSPLILRLPLSAREAARVRVGDVAQIRVEDFGDQALNGRVTRVGEAADTRTGAISVEIELSAPPAALRSGQVAHATLSVRTAPGATTAFARIPAEAVLEANGQRAFVYRFDQGKARRMAVGFGGFDGDDALVSGLPDGAQVITAGAGFVADGETVRVIDPKRLDASKGQ, from the coding sequence TTGGAACAGCTTATGTGGCGGACCCCGCTTCCTCCCCTGGCGGCGCTGCTGATGACGACGGCGCTCGCGGCCTGTGGCGGCAAGCCCGCGACCGAGGCGGCGACCCCGCCGACGCCGGTCGAGGCCGCCCGCGTCGCCGCGCCCGGCGCGGCCGGCGCGGTGACTGGCGCCGGCACGCTTGAGCGCCGCCGCGAGATGGCGCTGTCGTTCCGCATCCCCGGCGTGCTGACGTCCATGAAGGTGGAGGCCGGTGACCGCGTCTCGGCCGGCCAGTTGGTCGCCGCCATCGATCCGGCCGGGGTCGACGCCCGCCAGCAGCAGACCATGGCCGACCTGGAGCGCGCCCGCCGCGACATCGAACGCGACAAGACCCTGTTCGAGAAGGGCTATGTCAGCCGCCAGCGCATCGACGACCGCACGAGCGCGCTGAAGGCCGCCCAGGCCGCCTATGACGCCGCCCGCTTCGACCGCCGTTGGGCCAGCCTGGTCTCGCCGGCCTCGGGCGTGGTGCTGGAGCGCCGCGCCCAGGCGGGCGAAGTGGTGGCAGCCGGCCAGGTGGTGGCGCGGATCGCCGACCTCTCCAGCCCGCTGATCCTTCGCCTGCCGCTTTCCGCTCGCGAAGCCGCGCGGGTGCGGGTCGGCGACGTCGCCCAGATCAGGGTCGAGGACTTTGGAGACCAAGCCCTCAACGGCCGCGTCACGCGCGTGGGCGAGGCCGCCGACACCCGCACCGGCGCGATCAGCGTCGAGATCGAGCTCTCCGCCCCGCCCGCCGCCCTGCGCAGCGGCCAGGTCGCTCACGCCACGCTGTCGGTTCGCACCGCGCCGGGCGCCACGACGGCCTTCGCCCGCATCCCCGCCGAGGCGGTGCTTGAGGCCAACGGCCAGCGCGCCTTCGTCTACCGGTTCGACCAGGGCAAGGCCCGGCGCATGGCCGTGGGCTTCGGCGGCTTCGACGGCGACGACGCCCTCGTCTCGGGCCTGCCCGACGGCGCCCAGGTGATCACGGCGGGGGCCGGCTTCGTGGCCGACGGCGAGACCGTGCGGGTCATCGATCCCAAGCGCCTCGACGCGTCCAAGGGACAATAG
- a CDS encoding TetR/AcrR family transcriptional regulator yields the protein MKSPQIRSPRKPKGQGAERREEILDAAQGLFAQKGVHAVSTRQIAEIAGISQPALYAYFTTKDDIAAELCVRAFAILGQRMADARVGYTPTTENFDRCLRVYIDFGLDHPDAYRVAFMLEKSVDGSFLEKTGGKPMAAGYQVFQVFVEMVGELHAGGLMAGDDVMAATQSLWAGLHGLVSLLIARPEFPWIDRETLIATHVAMLRRGALK from the coding sequence ATGAAGTCTCCCCAGATCCGTTCCCCGCGTAAGCCGAAGGGCCAGGGCGCCGAGCGCCGCGAGGAGATCCTCGATGCCGCCCAGGGCTTGTTCGCCCAGAAGGGCGTCCACGCCGTCTCGACCCGCCAGATCGCCGAGATCGCCGGCATCTCGCAGCCGGCCCTCTACGCCTATTTCACCACCAAGGACGATATCGCCGCCGAGCTGTGCGTGCGGGCCTTCGCGATCCTGGGCCAGCGGATGGCCGACGCGCGGGTCGGCTACACCCCGACCACCGAGAATTTCGACCGCTGCCTGCGGGTCTATATCGACTTCGGGCTCGACCATCCCGATGCGTACCGGGTGGCGTTCATGCTGGAGAAGAGCGTCGACGGGTCATTTCTGGAAAAGACCGGCGGAAAGCCGATGGCCGCCGGCTACCAAGTTTTCCAAGTGTTCGTCGAGATGGTCGGCGAGCTGCACGCCGGCGGGCTGATGGCCGGCGACGACGTGATGGCCGCGACCCAGTCGCTGTGGGCGGGCCTGCACGGCCTGGTCTCGCTGCTGATCGCCCGGCCGGAATTCCCGTGGATCGACCGCGAGACGCTGATCGCCACCCATGTGGCCATGCTGCGCAGAGGCGCGCTCAAATAG
- a CDS encoding nuclear transport factor 2 family protein: protein MTIEQLLIRNLHEVFGEGDPARRRAAIDELYAEDAVFYGPDGEGHHGREAIDRIAGIIRAGHPTFAYTETSPAQASHDAGRLSWVSGPAGEPPRYAGHDFILVRDGRIAVIYVFLDGEDK, encoded by the coding sequence ATGACCATCGAACAACTGCTGATCCGCAACCTCCACGAGGTGTTCGGCGAGGGCGATCCGGCCCGACGCCGCGCCGCGATCGACGAACTCTACGCCGAGGACGCCGTCTTCTACGGTCCGGATGGCGAAGGCCATCATGGGCGCGAGGCGATCGACCGGATCGCCGGGATCATCCGGGCCGGCCACCCGACCTTCGCCTATACCGAGACCTCACCGGCCCAGGCCAGCCACGACGCCGGCCGCCTGTCGTGGGTTTCCGGGCCGGCCGGCGAGCCGCCGCGCTATGCCGGCCACGACTTCATCCTGGTCCGCGACGGCCGGATCGCGGTGATCTACGTCTTCCTCGACGGCGAGGACAAATAG
- a CDS encoding SDR family NAD(P)-dependent oxidoreductase translates to MSKTFDGKVVVVTGGASGIGLATAKRFSELGASVYVTGRREAELAAAVKAIGGDVTGVRGDASKLADLDTLYDTIQQRHAHIDVLVPNAGGGEMLPLGAITEAHYEDIFGRNVKGVIFTVQKALPLLRDGGAIVLIGSTAGVQGTPAFSVYSASKAAVRNLARGWTTDLKDRQIRVNVVSPGPVKTPGLVELAGTDAAAQQGLLDAMASQVPLGRVGDPGEIAKAVTFLASSDAAFIAGAELFVDGGMTQV, encoded by the coding sequence ATGAGCAAGACTTTCGACGGCAAGGTGGTGGTGGTGACCGGCGGCGCCAGCGGGATCGGCCTGGCCACGGCCAAGCGCTTTTCCGAACTGGGCGCTTCGGTCTATGTCACCGGCCGCCGCGAGGCCGAACTGGCCGCCGCCGTGAAGGCGATTGGCGGCGACGTGACCGGCGTGCGGGGCGACGCCTCCAAGCTGGCCGATCTGGACACGCTGTATGACACCATCCAGCAGCGCCACGCCCATATCGACGTGCTGGTGCCCAACGCCGGCGGCGGCGAGATGCTGCCCCTGGGCGCGATCACCGAAGCCCACTACGAGGACATCTTCGGCCGCAACGTTAAGGGCGTGATCTTCACCGTGCAGAAGGCCCTGCCCCTGCTGCGCGACGGCGGCGCCATCGTGCTGATCGGCTCGACCGCGGGCGTTCAGGGCACGCCGGCCTTCAGCGTCTATAGCGCCAGCAAGGCGGCTGTGCGCAACCTGGCGCGGGGTTGGACCACCGACCTGAAGGACCGCCAGATCCGCGTCAATGTCGTCTCGCCGGGGCCGGTCAAGACGCCGGGTCTGGTCGAACTGGCCGGGACGGACGCCGCCGCTCAGCAAGGCCTGTTGGACGCCATGGCCAGCCAAGTCCCCCTGGGCCGCGTCGGCGACCCGGGCGAGATCGCCAAGGCCGTGACCTTCCTGGCGTCCAGCGACGCCGCGTTCATCGCCGGCGCCGAACTGTTCGTCGACGGCGGCATGACCCAAGTCTGA